A stretch of Halichondria panicea chromosome 1, odHalPani1.1, whole genome shotgun sequence DNA encodes these proteins:
- the LOC135342686 gene encoding uncharacterized protein K02A2.6-like — protein MEVDTGASVSLISEETLSLIKNENTCITKVKDKLLTYTGERIAVLGTVNVEVQHRGETHTLPLYVTKGAHQPLLGRNWLSKVQLEWQRILTIRTERRLQDILDEHQDVFRPGLGKMKGVKAKIHMEAEETPKFFKARTVPYSMRAKLEKELDQLQSLGVIKPVQFSEWATPVVPVNKDNGRVRLCGDYKVTLNRSCKVDKYPLPRIEDLFASFSGGKKFTKLDLKHAYQQIELDEESKPLTTINTHKGLFQYDRLPFGVSSAPSIFQRVMENLLQGIPGVCIYIDDILITGHTEEEHLEHLTEVLTRLSKAGLTLKKAKCSFFLDSVEYLGHIISKDGLHTSESKVKAVLEAPSPKNVPELRRRSRLF, from the coding sequence ATGGAAGTCGATACAGGAGCATCTGTCTCGCTCATTAGCGAAGAAACTTTGAGCTTAATAAAGAATGAAAACACGTGTATCACTAAGGTGAAAGACAAGCTTCTCACCTATACGGGGGAACGAATTGCCGTACTGGGTACCGTCAATGTTGAAGTTCAACACAGAGGTGAAACGCACACCCTGCCCCTTTATGTCACAAAGGGAGCGCACCAACCTTTGCTAGGAAGGAACTGGCTGTCAAAAGTGCAACTTGAGTGGCAACGCATTCTAACGATTCGAACTGAACGTAGACTTCAAGACATTCTAGACGAGCATCAAGATGTATTCAGGCCAGGACTAGGGAAGATGAAGGGTGTCAAAGCCAAGATCCATATGGAAGCAGAAGAAACGCCCAAGTTCTTTAAGGCCAGAACTGTGCCGTATTCAATGCGGGCTAAACTGGAAAAGGAGTTGGACCAGCTACAGTCTCTAGGAGTGATCAAACCAGTCCAATTTTCAGAGTGGGCAACGCCCGTAGTTCCCGTCAACAAGGACAATGGACGAGTACGACTATGTGGAGACTACAAAGTCACACTGAATCGAAGCTGCAAGGTGGATAAGTATCCCCTACCGAGAATTGAGGATCTTTTTGCTTCTTTTTCTGGCGGAAAGAAGTTCACAAAGCTAGACCTGAAACATGCGTACCAGCAGATTGAACTGGACGAGGAGTCGAAACCGTTAACAACCATTAACACGCACAAAGGTCTATTTCAGTACGATCGCTTACCTTTTGGAGTTTCGTCCGCACCATCAATTTTTCAACGAGTGATGGAAAATCTATTGCAAGGGATACCTGGAGTGTGTATCTACATAGACGACATATTGATCACAGGTCACACGGAAGAGGAGCACTTGGAGCACCTGACAGAAGTCCTTACCAGATTGTCGAAAGCTGGGCTCACTCTCAAGAAGGCAAAGTGCTCATTCTTTTTGGATTCGGTGGAGTACCTCGGACACATAATCAGCAAGGATGGACTGCACACATCGGAGTCAAAGGTCAAGGCTGTTCTAGAGGCACCCTCTCCGAAGAATGTGCCAGAGCTGAGGCGAAGGTCAAGGCTGTTCTAG
- the LOC135339515 gene encoding uncharacterized protein LOC135339515: MSKQINSRILTNLVLWAIYIAQIGSKLKVQATPGLILPAEREIGLGCIPEGMTVSYECTVTDPTDSPVANTVWLGTAFNCHSAASATTNNRITLAHSQFQLGAVAGDCGDLSAMIIRFIGNEYTSRLVLTNTTGLNGMTVICTLSDKAAGNDTVKIGASPPPPRISMVEVTSTSSFTVSWTPPSDISNVGSYVFTVTGEDCGCVNTNVSSDITSVICSDYMVNGQTCYFEVSTISKDCGFNSESVNESVSLMVPPTPEHFMVTFTEDELIVVGFMQPIVPHLAITYTVMVGTNFSRNFTKVTCNDTSRRCNLTIPNPSNSYNVSVVASNIFGSGPPALYFECNPEDLGSNQTSLRGQGMVNVSNGLIHYSGVSPDSIATLQCNDGYRANSFLNRTCMFDGQWSEGALECVIVDGETISPHTMPACPLYCAVLVGVFVLILIIVCIAIALYILKKSGRECFASINTSDKIQLSAVNRESPTTNESPLSSVDTQPSNAKINVNRSEPSKSTQVDTYANPEDFIKTPPYMQPQKNERAEDQGEVPKSLNVAITDELPCAQYESIEVARPVKVTSTQPSQEMYSEVFDALPKGKSTIIVKKVTVTN; the protein is encoded by the exons ATGAGCAAGCAAATTAACTCAAGAATACTGACTAATCTT GTGCTGTGGGCTATTTATATTGCTCAGATTGGCTCAAAGCTAAAAG TCCAGGCTACTCCAGGCCTCATACTGCCAGCAGAGAGAGAAATTGGACTGGGTTGTATACCAGAGGGCATGACTGTCAGTTATGAATGCACTGTCACTGATCCAACAGATTCCCCTGTGGCCAATACAGTATGGCTGGGAACTGCCTTCAACTGTCATTCAGCAGCATCTGCTACAACGAACAATCGGATCACTCTAGCTCATAGTCAGTTTCAGCTTGGAGCTGTTGCTGGTGATTGTGGAGATTTGTCTGCAATGATTATCAGATTTATTGGAAATGAATACACGTCAAGACTGGTTCTAACAAACACTACCGGGTTGAATGGAATGACTGTCATATGTACTTTGAGTGACAAAGCTGCTGGAAATGACACTGTCAAAATCGGAG CCTCTCCTCCTCCCCCTCGAATTTCCATGGTGGAGGTCACTTCTACTTCATCCTTCACTGTCAGTTGGACCCCGCCCTCCGATATCAGCAATGTAGGGAGCTACGTGTTCACTGTGACTGGAGAGGACTGTGGATGTGTAAACACCAATGTCAGTTCTGACATAACTAGTGTGATATGTTCTGATTACATGGTCAATGGTCAAACCTGCTACTTTGAAGTCAGTACTATCTCTAAAGACTGTGGTTTCAACAGTGAATCTGTGAATGAATCTGTGTCATTGATGG TGCCTCCCACACCCGAACACTTCATGGTAACGTTTACTGAAGATGAATTAATAGTGGTGGGATTCATGCAGCCA ATTGTTCCCCATCTTGCTATAACCTACACTGTGATGGTTGGAACCAACTTTTCAAGGAATTTCACTAAAGTGACTTGTAACGACACAAGCAGAAGATGTAATCTCACAATCCCTAATCCTAGCAACAGTTACAATGTCAGTGTCGTGGCCTCTAACATATTTGGCTCTGGACCTCCTGCACTTTATTTTG AATGCAATCCAGAAGATCTTGGTAGTAACCAGACTTCTCTCCGTGGACAAGGAATGGTCAATGTATCTAACGGACTAATTCACTACAGTGGTGTGTCTCCTGACTCTATTGCAACGTTACAATGCAATGATGGGTACAGAGCAAATTCCTTCCTCAACAGGACGTGCATGTTTGATGGACAATGGAGTGAGGGGGCATTGGAATGCGTTATAGTGGATGGAGAAACTATTTCTCCTC ATACCATGCCTGCCTGTCCTCTTTACTGTGCTGTTTTGGTTGGCGTTTTCGTGCTCATATTGATAATCGTTTGCATTGCAATTGCACTCTACATTCTAAAGAAGTCCGGAAGAGAATGCTTCGCATCAATCAACACTTCTGATAAGATTCAACTTAGTGCAGTCAATCGAGA GAGCCCAACCACAAATGAATCACCACTCTCCTCAGTTGATACGCAACCATCGAATGCCAAGATAAACGTAAACAG GAGCGAGCCATCCAAATCCACTCAAGTGGATACGTATGCAAACCCTGAAGACTTCATTAAAACACCACCATACATGCAGCCACAAAAGAACGAGAGGGCTGAGGATCAGGGGGAAGTTCCGAAATCCCTTAATGTAGCAATCACTGATGAATTGCCG TGTGCTCAGTACGAGAGCATTGAAGTAGCCAGACCTGTTAAAGTAACTTCAACCCAACCTTCGCAAGAAATGTACTCTGAAGTTTTTGATGCCTTGCCAAAAGGAAAATCCACAATAATTGTGAAGAAAGTAACAGTCACAAATTAA